A section of the Streptomyces sp. V3I8 genome encodes:
- a CDS encoding ATP-binding cassette domain-containing protein has protein sequence MTDLAVAAYGLRKSYGDRTVLDGIDLAVPEGTVFSLLGPNGAGKTTVVKILSTLVSPDPDSGRIHVGGHDLATRAQAARAAIGVTGQFSAVDGLITGEENMLLMADLHHLPKTEGRRVAAGLLERFDLTGAAQKPASTYSGGMRRRLDIAMTLVGGPRIIFLDEPTTGLDPRSRHTMWGIIRELVTDGVTVFLTTQYLEEADELADRIAVLHDGRIAAEGTAGELKRLVPGGHVRLRFTDPAAYRSAASALHEVTRDDEALALQLPSDGGQRDLRSILDRLDTAGIEADELTVHTPDLDDVFFALTATSVPARSTAATRSAASTASTASAQPNKSEETVR, from the coding sequence ATGACCGACCTGGCCGTCGCGGCGTACGGACTGCGCAAGTCCTACGGCGACAGGACCGTCCTCGACGGCATCGACCTGGCCGTCCCCGAAGGCACGGTCTTCTCCCTGCTCGGCCCGAACGGCGCCGGCAAGACCACCGTTGTCAAGATCCTCTCCACCCTCGTGTCGCCCGACCCGGACTCCGGACGGATCCACGTCGGCGGCCACGACCTCGCCACCCGCGCACAGGCCGCCCGCGCGGCGATCGGTGTCACAGGCCAGTTCTCCGCCGTCGACGGGCTGATCACCGGCGAGGAGAACATGCTCCTCATGGCCGACCTGCATCACCTGCCCAAGACCGAGGGGCGACGCGTCGCCGCCGGGCTCCTCGAACGCTTCGACCTCACCGGGGCCGCGCAGAAACCCGCCTCCACCTACTCCGGCGGCATGAGACGACGCCTCGACATCGCCATGACCCTGGTCGGCGGCCCGCGGATCATCTTCCTCGACGAACCGACCACCGGCCTGGACCCCCGCAGCCGTCACACCATGTGGGGCATCATCCGCGAACTCGTCACCGACGGGGTGACGGTCTTCCTCACCACCCAGTACCTGGAGGAGGCCGACGAACTCGCCGACCGCATCGCCGTGCTCCACGACGGCAGGATCGCCGCCGAGGGCACGGCCGGGGAGCTGAAGCGGCTCGTCCCCGGCGGGCACGTACGGCTGCGCTTCACCGATCCGGCCGCGTACCGGTCGGCCGCCTCCGCGCTGCACGAGGTGACGCGGGACGACGAGGCGCTGGCCCTGCAGCTCCCCAGCGACGGCGGTCAGCGCGACCTGCGCTCGATCCTCGACCGGCTGGACACGGCCGGCATCGAGGCCGACGAGCTCACCGTGCACACCCCGGACCTCGACGACGTCTTCTTCGCCCTCACCGCCACCTCCGTACCGGCCCGGTCCACCGCGGCCACCAGGTCCGCCGCGTCCACCGCGTCCACCGCGTCCGCCCAGCCGAACAAGTCCGAGGAGACCGTCCGATGA
- a CDS encoding TIGR03936 family radical SAM-associated protein gives MQRIRLRYTKRGRLRFTSHRDFQRAFERALRRAEVPMAYSAGFTPHPKVSYANAAPTGTGSEAEYLEIALTDARDPEKLRLLLDESMPVGLDIIDAVEARTPGLADRLTASVWELRLDGVSPEDAERAVDVFTAAESVEVRRKAKNGIRTFDARGAVASLEALGMRSGTPSEASGPQADRPTDQACAILRLVVRHVTPAVRPDDVLSGLRAVADLAPPVPAAVTRLAQGLFDEETGTVTDPLAPDREAAASSPAPSGDTAVAAAKASA, from the coding sequence GTGCAGCGCATCCGACTGCGCTACACCAAGCGCGGCCGCCTCCGGTTCACCAGCCACCGTGACTTCCAGCGTGCCTTCGAGCGCGCGTTGCGCCGAGCCGAGGTGCCCATGGCGTACTCGGCGGGGTTCACGCCGCACCCGAAGGTGTCGTACGCCAATGCCGCACCCACCGGCACGGGCAGTGAGGCCGAGTACCTGGAGATCGCGCTCACCGACGCGCGCGATCCCGAGAAGCTGCGCCTGCTCCTCGACGAGTCGATGCCCGTCGGGCTCGACATCATCGACGCCGTGGAGGCCCGTACCCCGGGTCTCGCCGACCGGCTCACCGCGTCCGTGTGGGAACTGCGCCTCGACGGCGTGTCCCCCGAGGACGCGGAGCGCGCGGTCGACGTCTTCACGGCGGCCGAGAGCGTCGAGGTCCGGCGCAAGGCGAAGAACGGCATCCGCACCTTCGACGCCCGCGGCGCCGTCGCGAGCCTGGAGGCGCTCGGCATGCGGTCCGGCACGCCGTCGGAGGCGTCCGGACCACAGGCTGATAGGCCGACCGACCAGGCTTGTGCGATACTGCGGCTGGTTGTTCGGCACGTGACGCCTGCCGTTCGACCTGACGACGTCCTGTCCGGTCTTCGAGCCGTGGCCGACCTGGCGCCGCCGGTCCCCGCAGCGGTGACCAGGCTGGCGCAGGGGCTGTTCGATGAAGAGACCGGCACGGTGACCGACCCGCTCGCGCCCGACCGCGAGGCAGCAGCATCCTCTCCGGCTCCGTCCGGGGACACCGCAGTTGCCGCCGCGAAGGCGTCGGCGTAA
- a CDS encoding phospholipase D-like domain-containing protein, producing the protein MARVRLQGTGRHRAVKPVRGGRQAVALATVLSAAGVQGVASAGTAQAVDNPTWTEGPIFNDPLGTADQQAVIRTRLIELTDSALPGSTIKVAVYHVWEAGVVDALVAAKNRGVRVQVLLDESSVSDRPANTAYGTLASGLGTDRTQGSYVATCPKKKSCLGDPQFGQSIMHNKFWLFSAVRGATNVVVETTSNSTPSAHTRFFNDALLLPNNPTMYDAYADYFDTMVTRDWKSWNYRTVSNGLYKAYFFPRTGNSRATDTVYSTLNNVTCRYKDTAGVTQSTKVRVAIFKITRLAIAEKLVDLKKAGCSVSIVYAESDSARSSGGTKGTWEKMHTSGGPTVRCYNDDRDPLNPGAKLVTPYIIHSKYILVDGVYDGVRNKISFTGSGNYTGPALRENDESIVKVDDDAVHDMYRIHFDRVTKVAYPGTKDTTDLCKGVKPLPADGEPT; encoded by the coding sequence ATGGCGCGCGTGCGCCTGCAGGGCACCGGGCGGCACCGTGCTGTGAAGCCGGTCAGGGGCGGCCGCCAGGCCGTGGCGCTGGCGACGGTCCTGTCCGCGGCGGGCGTCCAGGGCGTCGCGTCGGCGGGGACGGCGCAGGCCGTCGACAACCCGACGTGGACCGAGGGGCCGATCTTCAACGACCCGCTCGGCACCGCCGACCAGCAGGCCGTGATCCGTACGCGGCTGATCGAGCTGACGGACTCCGCGCTGCCCGGTTCCACGATCAAGGTCGCGGTCTACCACGTCTGGGAGGCCGGCGTCGTCGACGCGCTCGTCGCCGCCAAGAACCGCGGTGTGCGCGTGCAGGTGCTGCTCGACGAGTCCAGCGTCAGCGACCGCCCGGCCAACACCGCGTACGGGACGCTCGCCTCGGGTCTCGGCACCGACCGCACCCAGGGCTCGTACGTGGCGACCTGCCCGAAGAAGAAGTCGTGCCTGGGCGACCCGCAGTTCGGGCAGTCGATCATGCACAACAAGTTCTGGCTGTTCTCGGCGGTGCGGGGTGCCACGAACGTGGTCGTCGAGACCACCTCGAACTCGACGCCGTCCGCGCACACGCGCTTCTTCAACGACGCGCTGCTGCTGCCGAACAACCCGACGATGTACGACGCGTACGCGGACTACTTCGACACGATGGTCACGCGGGACTGGAAGTCCTGGAACTACCGCACGGTGAGCAACGGCCTCTACAAGGCATACTTCTTCCCCCGCACGGGCAACTCCCGGGCCACCGACACGGTGTACTCGACCCTCAACAACGTCACCTGCAGGTACAAGGACACCGCGGGCGTCACGCAGTCCACCAAGGTCCGGGTGGCGATCTTCAAGATCACGCGGCTGGCCATCGCGGAGAAGCTGGTCGACCTGAAGAAGGCGGGCTGCTCGGTGAGCATCGTCTACGCGGAGTCGGACAGCGCCAGGAGCAGCGGCGGCACGAAGGGCACCTGGGAGAAGATGCACACCTCCGGTGGCCCGACCGTGCGCTGCTACAACGACGACCGGGACCCATTGAACCCCGGCGCGAAACTGGTCACGCCGTACATCATCCACTCCAAGTACATCCTCGTGGACGGCGTGTACGACGGCGTGCGGAACAAGATCAGCTTCACCGGCTCCGGCAACTACACCGGCCCCGCGCTGCGCGAGAACGACGAGTCGATCGTGAAGGTCGACGACGACGCCGTGCACGACATGTACAGGATCCACTTCGACCGGGTGACCAAGGTCGCCTACCCGGGCACCAAGGACACCACGGACCTGTGCAAGGGCGTGAAGCCGCTGCCGGCGGACGGCGAGCCCACGTAG
- the rplU gene encoding 50S ribosomal protein L21, protein MYAIVRSGGRQHKVAVGDIVEVDKISTGKVGDTVELSTLLVVDGDAVTSDPWVLDGIKVQAEIVDHHKGVKIDILRYKNKTGYRRRQGHRQQYTAIKVTEIPAAAK, encoded by the coding sequence GTGTACGCCATCGTGCGCAGCGGTGGTCGCCAGCACAAGGTTGCTGTCGGCGACATCGTTGAGGTTGACAAGATTTCCACCGGCAAGGTCGGCGACACCGTCGAGCTCTCGACCCTGCTCGTGGTCGACGGCGACGCCGTGACCAGCGACCCGTGGGTGCTGGACGGGATCAAGGTCCAGGCCGAGATCGTGGATCACCACAAGGGCGTCAAGATCGACATCCTTCGCTACAAGAACAAGACCGGCTACCGCCGTCGTCAGGGCCACCGCCAGCAGTACACGGCGATCAAGGTCACTGAGATCCCCGCGGCTGCGAAGTAA
- the rpmA gene encoding 50S ribosomal protein L27, whose amino-acid sequence MAHKKGASSTRNGRDSNAQRLGVKRFGGQVVNAGEILVRQRGTHFHPGASVGRGKDDTLFALAAGAVEFGTHRGRKVVNVVPVA is encoded by the coding sequence ATGGCACACAAGAAGGGCGCATCGTCCACCCGGAACGGTCGCGACTCCAATGCTCAGCGGCTCGGCGTGAAGCGCTTCGGCGGTCAGGTCGTCAACGCCGGTGAGATCCTGGTCCGCCAGCGTGGCACCCACTTCCACCCCGGCGCGAGCGTCGGCCGTGGCAAGGACGACACGCTGTTCGCGCTGGCCGCCGGTGCGGTCGAGTTCGGCACGCACCGTGGCCGCAAGGTCGTGAACGTCGTTCCGGTCGCCTGA
- a CDS encoding ABC transporter permease — protein MSSLPLAVRDSSTMLRRNLLHARRYPSLTLNLLLTPVMLLLLFVYIFGDTMSAGIGGGDRSAYIAYLVPGILLMTIGSTVIGTAVSVSTDMNEGIIARFRTMAIHRSSILLGHVVGSVLRTVGSVVLVGAVGVAMGFRSTGAGVLEWLAAFGLLVLVALAFTWIAVGMGLSSPNAEAASNNAMPLILLPLVSSAFVPLGSMPGWFRPIAEYQPFTPAIETLRGLLLGTGIGNNGWIALAWCLALTLLGHRWSRARFGQDPE, from the coding sequence ATGAGTTCCCTGCCCCTGGCCGTGCGCGACTCCTCCACGATGCTGCGCCGCAACCTCCTGCACGCCCGCCGCTACCCGTCGCTCACCCTGAACCTGCTGCTCACGCCGGTGATGCTGCTCCTGCTGTTCGTCTACATATTCGGCGACACCATGAGCGCGGGCATCGGCGGCGGCGACCGCTCCGCCTACATCGCGTACCTCGTGCCCGGCATCCTGCTGATGACCATCGGCTCCACCGTCATCGGCACCGCCGTCTCGGTCTCCACCGACATGAACGAGGGCATCATCGCCCGCTTCCGCACCATGGCCATCCACCGCAGCTCGATCCTGCTCGGCCATGTCGTGGGCAGCGTCCTGCGGACCGTCGGCAGCGTCGTCCTGGTCGGCGCGGTGGGCGTCGCCATGGGTTTCCGCTCCACCGGTGCCGGCGTCCTGGAATGGCTCGCGGCGTTCGGGCTGCTCGTACTGGTCGCCCTCGCCTTCACCTGGATCGCGGTCGGCATGGGCCTGAGCAGCCCCAACGCCGAGGCGGCCAGCAACAACGCCATGCCGCTGATCCTGCTGCCGCTCGTCTCCAGCGCCTTCGTCCCGCTCGGTTCGATGCCGGGCTGGTTCCGGCCGATCGCCGAGTACCAGCCCTTCACCCCCGCCATCGAGACGCTGCGCGGACTTCTCCTCGGCACCGGGATCGGCAACAACGGCTGGATCGCCCTGGCCTGGTGCCTCGCCCTGACGCTCCTCGGCCACCGCTGGTCCAGGGCCCGGTTCGGCCAGGACCCCGAGTGA
- a CDS encoding ribonuclease E/G — protein MLEPTEPTEPTDSSTGRDDTPSDTLPPRRRRRAASRPAGPPSANAEGAAVAETTAPATAAATSSDSGLDSDSVVDEAPQTQETTDAAADTAPAPRARRRATRRASAPAGAPQAPADTAPADDAVPTAAAQSDEAAEAPATAQPATEETPAAEAAPAPRARRRATRRATAPSGAPQTAGTEAAAVTAETPAAEETPVTAPAAEETPAVEADTETAAEAAPAPRARRRATRRATAPAGTPQAETEGTEAAPAEAAAEPTRRAARSRTARAETPSATEPAEAVARDERREAPVAAARNDRSAETETPADAEDATPRRARRRATRKAAGGFSAPAPRRTGEESARRPARPAVAVFQAPVFTEPMFQTPERAAAAAAAEAAEETEDVTEQVTEQVQETAPVAAEEETGGPRRRRRRGRAEEPAAPAERAPVERAPEVEEPADEEPVEEESAEDAADGEDGEEGGSRRRRRRGGRRRRRGESADADDDFAGEQAESDEQPARSAADAEDTAEQGEQAEEDDTDAEDEHEDGGGSSSSRRRRRRRRRAGDSSGEAESGDSDPERTVVKVREPRKKEERTHDSSDEVQSIKGSTRLEAKKQRRREGREQGRRRVPIITEAEFLARREAVERVMVVRQSGERTQIGVLEDDVLVEHYVNKEQSTSYVGNVYLGKVQNVLPSMEAAFIDIGKGRNAVLYAGEVNFEALGMANGPRRIESALKSGQSVLVQVTKDPMGHKGARLTSQVSLPGRYLVYVPEGSMTGISRKLPDTERARLKTILKKIVPDDAGVIVRTAAEGASEDELRRDVERLQGQWEDIEKKARSGSSSNAPTLLYGEPDMTVRVVRDIFNEDFTKVIVSGDEAWDTIHGYVAHVAPDLANRLSRWTSEVDVFASYRIDEQLAKALDRKVWLPSGGSLVIDKTEAMIVIDVNTGKFTGQGGNLEETVTRNNLEAAEEIVRQLRLRDLGGIVVIDFIDMVLESNRDLVLRRLLECLGRDRTKHQVAEVTSLGLVQMTRKRVGQGLLESFSETCVHCNGRGVIVHMEQPTSAGGGGGGKRKKRGRGGAEQTHEHDHAHEHEADTDEVAEHVETAAEVAAEAAEPVALPEPEFVPDEDLYSSAAEAEAAATRGGRSRRRASRRASAPAGAPRSESRRSERRGEAPAAQSVTPEEEAERPVRQEPAAVAQAAPAAAEDPVVEAPVAAEPETEAPAVDDAAPKGRTRRRATRKVSAPAGSPAAAEEAVVTVTEPVAAPAEPKPEAQPESAVQQDAASGAAAPAEQPVADSAAPARPRRRAVRKATAPTSSAETAVVVVPSTPSEAPAQAAEASAEPSPESSGEGGEAPVKKTAARKTAKKAPAKKAAAKKTTTAAKKTAAKKTTAKKATKTAKTAAKSTSKKTAAAEQLTPSTVTASTDED, from the coding sequence ATGCTCGAGCCGACCGAACCCACCGAGCCCACCGATTCCTCGACGGGCCGAGACGACACCCCCAGCGACACGCTGCCGCCGCGCCGGCGGCGCCGCGCCGCCTCCCGCCCCGCGGGACCCCCCTCGGCGAACGCCGAGGGCGCCGCCGTGGCGGAGACCACGGCGCCGGCCACGGCAGCCGCGACCTCCTCCGACTCCGGCCTTGACTCCGACTCCGTCGTGGACGAGGCACCGCAGACCCAGGAGACGACGGACGCGGCGGCCGATACCGCCCCCGCCCCGCGTGCACGCCGTCGCGCCACCCGCCGCGCGTCCGCTCCCGCGGGCGCGCCGCAGGCCCCGGCGGACACGGCCCCGGCGGACGACGCCGTGCCCACCGCTGCCGCGCAGAGCGACGAGGCCGCCGAGGCCCCGGCCACCGCGCAGCCCGCGACGGAGGAGACACCGGCCGCCGAGGCCGCTCCCGCCCCGCGTGCGCGCCGTCGTGCGACGCGCCGGGCCACCGCGCCCTCGGGTGCGCCGCAGACGGCCGGCACCGAGGCCGCCGCGGTGACCGCCGAGACACCCGCGGCCGAGGAGACCCCGGTCACCGCCCCGGCCGCCGAGGAGACTCCGGCCGTCGAGGCGGACACGGAGACAGCCGCCGAGGCCGCTCCCGCCCCGCGTGCGCGCCGTCGTGCGACGCGCCGCGCCACCGCACCCGCCGGTACGCCGCAGGCGGAGACCGAGGGCACCGAGGCGGCGCCCGCCGAGGCCGCCGCCGAGCCCACTCGCCGCGCCGCCCGGTCGAGGACCGCGCGCGCCGAGACCCCCTCCGCGACCGAGCCCGCCGAGGCCGTCGCTCGCGACGAGCGCAGGGAGGCCCCCGTGGCCGCTGCCAGGAACGACCGGTCCGCCGAGACCGAGACCCCCGCCGACGCCGAGGACGCCACCCCGCGCCGCGCCCGCCGCCGGGCCACCCGCAAGGCGGCCGGAGGCTTCTCCGCGCCCGCGCCGCGCAGGACCGGCGAGGAGTCGGCCCGGCGCCCCGCGCGCCCCGCGGTCGCCGTCTTCCAGGCCCCCGTCTTCACCGAGCCGATGTTCCAGACGCCGGAGCGCGCCGCGGCCGCCGCCGCTGCCGAGGCGGCCGAGGAGACCGAGGACGTCACGGAGCAGGTCACGGAGCAGGTCCAGGAGACCGCCCCCGTGGCCGCCGAGGAGGAGACCGGCGGTCCGCGCCGTCGCCGTCGCCGCGGCAGGGCCGAGGAGCCCGCCGCCCCGGCCGAGCGCGCCCCCGTGGAGCGTGCCCCCGAGGTCGAGGAGCCGGCCGACGAGGAGCCCGTCGAGGAGGAGTCCGCCGAGGACGCCGCCGACGGCGAGGACGGCGAGGAGGGCGGTTCGCGCCGCCGTCGCCGCCGCGGTGGCCGTCGCCGCCGCCGGGGCGAGTCCGCCGACGCCGACGACGACTTCGCCGGGGAGCAGGCCGAGAGCGACGAGCAGCCCGCCCGGTCCGCCGCCGACGCCGAGGACACCGCCGAACAGGGCGAGCAGGCCGAAGAGGACGACACGGACGCCGAGGACGAGCACGAGGACGGCGGCGGCTCCAGCAGCAGCCGTCGCCGCCGTCGCCGTCGCCGCCGCGCCGGTGACTCCTCCGGCGAGGCCGAGTCCGGCGACAGCGACCCCGAGCGCACGGTCGTCAAGGTCCGCGAGCCCCGCAAGAAGGAGGAGCGGACCCACGACAGCTCGGACGAGGTGCAGTCCATCAAGGGCTCGACCCGTCTCGAGGCCAAGAAGCAGCGCCGCCGCGAAGGGCGCGAGCAGGGCCGCCGGCGCGTCCCGATCATCACCGAGGCCGAGTTCCTGGCCCGCCGCGAGGCCGTCGAGCGGGTGATGGTCGTCCGCCAGAGCGGCGAGCGCACCCAGATCGGTGTCCTCGAGGACGACGTGCTCGTGGAGCACTACGTCAACAAGGAGCAGTCGACCTCGTACGTCGGCAACGTCTACCTGGGCAAGGTCCAGAACGTGCTGCCGTCGATGGAGGCCGCCTTCATCGACATCGGCAAGGGCCGCAACGCGGTGCTGTACGCCGGTGAGGTGAACTTCGAGGCGCTGGGCATGGCCAACGGCCCCCGTCGCATCGAGAGCGCCCTGAAGTCCGGCCAGTCGGTCCTCGTGCAGGTCACCAAGGACCCGATGGGCCACAAGGGCGCCCGGCTGACGAGCCAGGTCTCGCTCCCCGGCCGCTACCTGGTCTACGTGCCCGAGGGCTCGATGACCGGCATCAGCCGTAAGCTGCCCGACACCGAGCGCGCCCGTCTGAAGACCATCCTCAAGAAGATCGTCCCCGACGACGCGGGCGTCATCGTGCGCACCGCCGCCGAGGGCGCGAGCGAGGACGAGCTGCGCCGCGACGTCGAGCGGCTCCAGGGGCAGTGGGAGGACATCGAGAAGAAGGCGAGGAGCGGCAGCAGCTCGAACGCACCGACGCTGCTGTACGGCGAGCCGGACATGACCGTCCGGGTCGTGCGCGACATCTTCAACGAGGACTTCACCAAGGTCATCGTCAGCGGCGACGAGGCGTGGGACACCATCCACGGTTATGTCGCGCACGTGGCCCCCGACCTGGCGAACCGGCTGTCGCGCTGGACCTCCGAGGTCGACGTCTTCGCGTCGTACCGGATCGACGAGCAGCTCGCCAAGGCGCTGGACCGCAAGGTCTGGCTGCCCAGCGGCGGTTCGCTGGTCATCGACAAGACCGAAGCGATGATCGTGATCGACGTCAACACCGGCAAGTTCACCGGTCAGGGCGGCAACCTCGAGGAGACGGTCACCAGGAACAACCTGGAGGCGGCCGAGGAGATCGTGCGCCAGCTGCGGCTGCGCGACCTCGGCGGCATCGTCGTCATCGACTTCATCGACATGGTCCTGGAGTCCAACCGGGACCTGGTGCTGCGGCGCCTCCTGGAGTGCCTGGGCCGCGACCGTACGAAGCACCAGGTGGCCGAGGTCACCTCGCTGGGTCTCGTCCAGATGACCCGCAAGCGGGTCGGCCAGGGCCTGCTGGAGTCGTTCTCGGAGACCTGCGTCCACTGCAACGGGCGTGGCGTGATCGTGCACATGGAGCAGCCGACCTCCGCCGGTGGCGGTGGTGGCGGCAAGCGCAAGAAGCGCGGCCGCGGCGGTGCCGAGCAGACCCACGAGCACGACCACGCGCACGAGCACGAGGCGGACACCGACGAGGTGGCCGAGCACGTCGAGACGGCTGCCGAGGTGGCCGCGGAGGCCGCCGAGCCGGTCGCGCTCCCCGAGCCCGAGTTCGTACCGGACGAGGACCTCTACAGCAGCGCCGCCGAGGCGGAGGCCGCGGCCACCCGTGGCGGGCGTTCGCGTCGCCGGGCGAGCCGGCGCGCGTCCGCTCCCGCGGGTGCGCCGAGGTCCGAGTCCCGCCGCTCCGAGCGTCGCGGCGAGGCCCCGGCCGCGCAGTCCGTGACGCCGGAGGAGGAGGCCGAGCGGCCCGTGCGGCAGGAGCCGGCCGCGGTCGCGCAGGCCGCGCCCGCCGCCGCCGAGGACCCGGTGGTGGAGGCCCCGGTCGCCGCTGAGCCCGAGACCGAGGCCCCTGCCGTCGACGACGCGGCTCCCAAGGGCCGTACGCGCCGTCGGGCGACCCGCAAGGTGTCCGCGCCGGCCGGTTCGCCCGCCGCGGCCGAGGAGGCCGTCGTGACGGTCACCGAGCCGGTGGCCGCGCCCGCCGAACCGAAGCCCGAGGCCCAGCCCGAGTCCGCGGTGCAGCAGGACGCCGCGTCCGGGGCCGCCGCCCCGGCGGAGCAGCCCGTCGCCGACAGCGCCGCCCCGGCCCGTCCCCGGCGCCGTGCGGTCCGCAAGGCCACCGCGCCGACCTCGTCCGCGGAGACCGCCGTCGTGGTCGTCCCGTCGACGCCGTCGGAAGCCCCGGCGCAGGCCGCCGAGGCCTCTGCCGAACCGTCGCCGGAGTCGTCCGGCGAGGGCGGGGAGGCGCCGGTCAAGAAGACGGCGGCCCGCAAGACGGCCAAGAAGGCGCCGGCGAAGAAGGCCGCCGCGAAGAAGACGACGACGGCCGCCAAGAAGACGGCTGCCAAGAAGACCACGGCCAAGAAGGCGACGAAGACCGCCAAGACGGCCGCGAAGTCGACGTCCAAGAAGACCGCGGCGGCCGAGCAGCTGACGCCGTCCACCGTCACGGCCTCCACCGACGAGGACTGA
- the obgE gene encoding GTPase ObgE — MTTFVDRVELHVAAGSGGHGCASVHREKFKPLGGPDGGNGGRGGDVILVVDQSVTTLLDYHHSPHRKATSGRPGEGGNRSGKDGQDLILPVPDGTVVQDKAGNVLADLVGHGTTYVAAEGGRGGLGNAALSSARRKAPGFALLGVPGGMQDIVLELKTVADVALVGYPSAGKSSLISVLSAAKPKIADYPFTTLVPNLGVVTAGSTVYTIADVPGLIPGASQGKGLGLEFLRHVERCEVLVHVLDTATLESDRDPLSDLDTIEEELRNYGGGLENRPRLVVLNKIDVPDGKELAEMVRPDLEARGYQVFAISAVAHMGLKELSFALAELVAKARAAKPKEEATRIVIRPKAVDDAGFTVVPEEDGLYRVRGEKPERWVRQTDFSNDEAVGYLADRLARLGVEDSLMKAGARSGDGVAIGPEENAVVFDWEPTVMAGAEMLGRRGEDHRFDAPRPASQRRRDKQAERDESDEEFDEFNPF; from the coding sequence ATGACCACCTTCGTGGACCGCGTCGAGCTGCACGTCGCCGCGGGTAGCGGAGGTCACGGCTGTGCCTCCGTCCACCGGGAGAAGTTCAAGCCCCTCGGTGGCCCGGACGGCGGCAACGGCGGCCGTGGCGGTGACGTGATCCTGGTCGTCGACCAGTCCGTCACCACGCTCCTCGACTACCACCACTCCCCGCACCGCAAGGCCACCAGCGGCCGGCCCGGCGAGGGCGGCAACCGGTCCGGCAAGGACGGGCAGGACCTGATCCTGCCGGTGCCGGACGGCACGGTCGTCCAGGACAAGGCCGGCAACGTGCTGGCGGACCTGGTGGGCCACGGCACGACGTACGTGGCCGCGGAGGGCGGCAGGGGCGGTCTCGGCAACGCGGCGCTGTCCTCGGCCCGCCGCAAGGCGCCCGGCTTCGCGCTGCTGGGTGTCCCCGGCGGCATGCAGGACATCGTCCTGGAGCTGAAGACCGTCGCGGACGTGGCGCTGGTGGGCTACCCCAGCGCGGGCAAGTCCTCGCTGATCTCGGTCCTGTCGGCCGCGAAGCCGAAGATCGCCGACTACCCGTTCACCACCCTCGTCCCCAACCTCGGCGTCGTCACCGCCGGCTCGACGGTCTACACGATCGCCGACGTACCGGGGCTGATCCCCGGGGCCAGCCAGGGCAAGGGCCTGGGCCTGGAGTTCCTGCGGCACGTGGAGCGCTGCGAGGTGCTGGTCCACGTGCTGGACACGGCGACCCTCGAGTCGGACCGCGACCCCCTCTCCGACCTCGACACGATCGAGGAGGAGCTGAGGAACTACGGCGGCGGGCTGGAGAACCGGCCGCGGCTGGTCGTCCTCAACAAGATCGACGTGCCGGACGGCAAGGAACTGGCCGAGATGGTCCGCCCGGACCTCGAGGCCCGCGGCTACCAGGTCTTCGCGATCTCCGCGGTGGCCCACATGGGCCTCAAGGAGCTGTCCTTCGCCCTGGCCGAGCTGGTCGCGAAGGCGCGTGCGGCCAAGCCGAAGGAGGAGGCGACCCGGATCGTCATCCGCCCGAAGGCGGTCGACGACGCCGGCTTCACGGTGGTTCCGGAGGAGGACGGGCTGTACCGCGTACGGGGCGAGAAGCCGGAGCGGTGGGTCCGCCAGACCGACTTCAGCAACGACGAGGCCGTCGGGTACCTCGCCGACCGGCTCGCCCGTCTCGGGGTCGAGGACTCGCTGATGAAGGCGGGGGCGCGGTCGGGCGACGGCGTCGCGATCGGTCCCGAGGAGAATGCGGTCGTCTTCGACTGGGAGCCGACCGTGATGGCCGGGGCCGAGATGCTCGGGCGCCGTGGTGAGGACCACCGCTTCGACGCGCCGCGCCCCGCTTCGCAGCGGCGTCGCGACAAGCAGGCGGAGCGGGACGAGTCGGACGAGGAGTTCGACGAGTTCAACCCGTTCTGA